The genomic region GCTTTCTATTGGGGAGGATGAATTGATTTATACGGAAACAGGTAGTATTGAATTTTAGTCTTCCACTTTATATTGGTTCTATAAAAACCTTTTTTTTATGAGTAAATTTGAAGCTTAAAATTTTTAAAATTGAATGAAAATGAAAAAATACCTTTTAATTCTTAGCGTATGTAGCCTTCATCTGCTTACGGTGAGTTGTGAAAAACATACATCTCCTGTGAAAGATGGAGCAAAACCGGAACTGATTTCTGATGAGTTTATATTTACCGAAGGCCCGGCTTCTGATAAGGAGGGAAATGTATATTTTACCGATCAGCCTAATAATCAAATTTTAAAGTGGGACGCAAAAAGTAATTCCATTTCAGTTTATATGAAAGATGCAGGTCGTTCTAACGGAATGTATTTTGACGATGATCAAAATTTGTGGACCTGTGCCGATGAAAATTTTCAGCTATGGAAGATAAGTCCAGATAAAGAAGTAAGCGTTGTTTTAGACGGTCACGAAAACAAAGCATTTAATGGTCCTAATGATTTATGGATGGATGAAAAGGGCGGTTTTTACTTTACAGATCCTTACTATCAAAGAGAATATTGGGAAAGAAAATCTCCTGAGATGGAGAAAAGAAAAGTGTATTACCTGAGTCCAGATCATAAAACCGTAACACCCGTAGCAGAAGGTTTTGTACTTCCAAACGGAATTATAGGTTCTTCTAAAGATCAGGTTTTATATGTTTCAGATGTTTCAAAAGAAAAAGTGTATAAGTATCAAATACAGGATAATGGTACACTAACCGATAAAGAGCTTTTTGCTGATATGGGCTCTGATGGAATGACCTTAGATAATGAAGGAAATCTATACGTTACCGGCGATGGAGTTGTTGTTTTTGATAAAGAAGGCAATAAAATAGATCATATTCAAATTGATAAAGATTGGACAGGTAATGTTACTTTTGGTGGAGCCAATGAAGATATTTTGTTTATTACCGCTTCCGATGCGGTTTATAAACTTCCAATGAAAACTCACGGGATTCGATGGAATCATTAATATTAAATAAAAAGAGCTGCCAATTGGCAGCTCTTTTTCAATTTAAAAATCAAACTTAACTAAACCTCAACTTAAAAACAATACTTATTTTCTGCGATTAATTTATCGGCAATTTCAGTTCTTAATTTGACGACGTTCGGGAAATTATCGTATTTCGTGAAACGCTTTAATCCCATTAACATCATTCGTAATTCGTCTCCTTCAGCGAAAGAAATAATTCCTTCTTTGGCTTTGGCGTTGATTTTTTCAACGGCATTATAAAGGTAAAGCTGAGACATTGCTATTTGTTCTTTTTGGGTATCTTCCCCAAAACGTTTCGCGTTCTTTTCGGTTCTTAAAATAGCCGATTCTGCCATATATACTTCAATTAGAATATCTGAAGCAGCCAATAATAATTGCTGATGTTCTTCTAGCTGTGGTCCAAATTTCTGAACAGCACTACCGGCAACCATTAAGAATACTTTTTTCAGCTTTTTGATCATTTCTTTTTCTTCCGCAAATAATTCAGAATAATCAGGTTTATCGAAAGATGGAATTCCCATTAATTCTTCTCCTACCGCTTGTGCAGGTCCTAAAAGATCTACGTGACCTTTCATCGCTTTTTTCACGAGCATTCCTACCGAAAGCATTCGGTTAATTTCATTGGTGCCTTCATAGATTCTTGAAATACGAGCGTCTCTCCAAGCCGCTTCCATAGGGGTGTCGGCAGAGAATCCCATTCCACCAAAAATCTGAATTCCTTCATCGGAGCAATGCTGAATATCTTCAGAACAGGCTACTTTTAAAATAGAACATTCAATTGCATATTCTTCTACTCCTTTTAATTCGGCTTCAGAATGAGAATTTCCACTTTCCATACGAAGGTGAATTCGGTCTTCTATATTTTTAGCCGCTCTGTAGGAAGCTGATTCGCCTACATAAGCAGAAGTTGCCATTTCGGCTAGTTTTTGTTTAATCGCTCCAAATTGTGCAATGGGTGTTTTAAACTGAACTCTTTCATTAGCATACTTGACGGCATTTTCGGTTACCCGACGTTGTGCATCTAAACAAGCCGCTGCCAGTTTAATTCTACCTACGTTTAAGGCATTCATCGCGATTTTAAAACCTTCACCGCGATCCGCTAACATATTTTCTACCGGAACTTTGGTTTCATTAAAGAATACCTGACGGGTAGAGGAGGAGTGAATCCCTAATTTCTTTTCTTCTTCCCCAAAGGAGATTCCGTTTTCTTTATCGTTTTCTACGATAAATCCGGTGATGTTTTTATCATCTTCAATACGTGCAAAAACGATGAACACATTCGCAAAACCGGCATTTGAAATCCACATTTTTTGTCCGCTGATGCTGTAATATTTTTCATCATCAGAAAGCACGGCTTTTGTTTTCCCTGAATTGGCATCACTACCTGCGCCCGGTTCAGTTAAACAATATGCACCAAACCATTCTCCGGTGGCTAATTTTGGGACATATTTTTTCTTTTGCTCTTCGGTACCATACAATGTGATCGGCATTGTACCAATCCCGGTATGTGCTCCAAAAGCGGTAGCGATCGATCCGGTAGCTCCCGAGATATAATCGCAAACCAGCATTGTAGAAACAAATCCCATACCTAATCCATCATATTCTTCGGGTACGGCAACACCAAGAAAACCAAGTTCTCCGGCTTTTTGCATAATTTCTTCCGTAAGTGCGTAATCTTTTTTCTCGAATCTTTCCTTATGTGGAACGATTTCACGATCTACAAATTCTTTTACAGAATCACGCATCATCTTTTGCTCGTCGTTAAAATCTTCAGGAGTAAAAACATCGTCGCAGCTGGTTGCTTTTACTAAGAATTGACCACCGCGTAATATATCTTTTTGTTCAGTTGTATCACTCATTTTAATCCCCCTATCCCCCGAAGGGGGGAACTACCTATTGGAGGTTATAGGTTTTTATATTAAACATTTTGTTAGTTCTCAATTTAAATTCCTCCCCTTAGGGGAGGTTAGGTGTTGGGGATTAGAATACCTCATAAACTCCCGCAGCACCTTGTCCGGTTCCTACGCACATCGTGACCATGGCGTATTTATTGTTAAGCTTGCGTTTACGCATTTCATCAAAAATCTGAACAGATAGTTTAGCTCCGGTACAACCCAGTGGATGACCCATAGAAATCGCACCGCCGTTTACATTCACGATATCTTTGTTTAATCCTAATTCACGGATGACCGCTAGTGACTGAGAAGCAAAGGCTTCGTTCAATTCGATTAATGAAATATCATCTTGTTTTAACCCAGCTTGTTTGATGGCTTTGGGAATTGCTTTAACCGGTCCAACTCCCATAATTCTTGGCTCTACACCAACCGCGGTATAACTCACCATTCGGGCAATGGGTTCAAGGTTGAGTTCTTTTACCATTTCTTCGCTCATCACCATTACAAAAGCAGCGCCATCACTCATTTGTGAAGAGTTTCCGGCAGTTACACTTCCACCTTCTGCAAATACAGGTCGAAGTTTATTCAATACGGCTTCAGAAGTATCTTT from Zunongwangia profunda SM-A87 harbors:
- a CDS encoding acyl-CoA dehydrogenase family protein; this translates as MSDTTEQKDILRGGQFLVKATSCDDVFTPEDFNDEQKMMRDSVKEFVDREIVPHKERFEKKDYALTEEIMQKAGELGFLGVAVPEEYDGLGMGFVSTMLVCDYISGATGSIATAFGAHTGIGTMPITLYGTEEQKKKYVPKLATGEWFGAYCLTEPGAGSDANSGKTKAVLSDDEKYYSISGQKMWISNAGFANVFIVFARIEDDKNITGFIVENDKENGISFGEEEKKLGIHSSSTRQVFFNETKVPVENMLADRGEGFKIAMNALNVGRIKLAAACLDAQRRVTENAVKYANERVQFKTPIAQFGAIKQKLAEMATSAYVGESASYRAAKNIEDRIHLRMESGNSHSEAELKGVEEYAIECSILKVACSEDIQHCSDEGIQIFGGMGFSADTPMEAAWRDARISRIYEGTNEINRMLSVGMLVKKAMKGHVDLLGPAQAVGEELMGIPSFDKPDYSELFAEEKEMIKKLKKVFLMVAGSAVQKFGPQLEEHQQLLLAASDILIEVYMAESAILRTEKNAKRFGEDTQKEQIAMSQLYLYNAVEKINAKAKEGIISFAEGDELRMMLMGLKRFTKYDNFPNVVKLRTEIADKLIAENKYCF
- a CDS encoding SMP-30/gluconolactonase/LRE family protein is translated as MKKYLLILSVCSLHLLTVSCEKHTSPVKDGAKPELISDEFIFTEGPASDKEGNVYFTDQPNNQILKWDAKSNSISVYMKDAGRSNGMYFDDDQNLWTCADENFQLWKISPDKEVSVVLDGHENKAFNGPNDLWMDEKGGFYFTDPYYQREYWERKSPEMEKRKVYYLSPDHKTVTPVAEGFVLPNGIIGSSKDQVLYVSDVSKEKVYKYQIQDNGTLTDKELFADMGSDGMTLDNEGNLYVTGDGVVVFDKEGNKIDHIQIDKDWTGNVTFGGANEDILFITASDAVYKLPMKTHGIRWNH